The sequence CATCCGCAATCCAATTACCAATGCCTGATATAAAGCTCTGCTCATTTCATAGTAAGTGCAACAAGTCAAGTGTGTATATTACAGGTAAAACCTTTTTGTTGAGACAAGCTAATATTGGTTGGATGCTGATCACCTGATCAAGTAAAAGGGCTTTTATTCCGATCTTCTTTCTACCCAGGGAATCCAAAAAATTGTCAACAGACATTGGCTCAAAGAGAGCATCTGGACCTAGCTCGGAAATTGGGGGTACAGTTTCAGGCTGCAAGCATTACCAAGGTGAGAAATTTGGATGATAAATAGAAAGTACTCCAGATAAATTAGAAAGAACCTGTGACGGCACTCACATCTTCAAACAAACGAACTCTTGCAAAGCGCCTTTTATCAGTGAAGGAAAACTCCAAGCCATCATCAAGCTGTAAATCAAGAAAAAAGGTTATCAAAGTTCAAAACAAAACATCACCTGCGCAAACTTTTGAGTTGTAcagaaataaatttaattgagaTTAATATTACAATCTGTCTTTCAGTGTTTGGACTAAAGAGCCGGTAAAATAGTCACCGTAGGTGAAGTTGAGGTTAAACAACAATCGgatctgtttttcttttttcttataaaaaatcgaatctgttttttttataaaaaaaagaaaaagaaaaaagcttcCTGCCATGTCTCCCAACTATCGATCCTATTAGCCAGTGCCAAATCCTAGAGTTTGCTACTTATCCACGAGCCTATTCATTTATTTTATCGAACCAATTTATCTCTGGAAATGCAAGCCCTAAGATGGACTCAAGGCCCTAAAAGCCCAGCTTAGCTAGATGGGGATATTAACAACCACAGTCTGGGTTTTGTAAACGATTACTCACTGGCTCATCTGAAGATGCATTTTGCTGGAAGACTTTCTCGCTTATTGAAGGTTATTCTATGAACAAACAATAGTGTGCAAGAACAAGAATTCTACTTTGATCTAAACCCGGCAACTGCTACTTCATATCACATTTCATCAGTTTATACAAGCACAGTTGCGAAAACAACATGTTACCAATAAAACCATGAGCGCCACGCTAATGGGGTTGATGATATGTTGTGTTTGGGCTTGTTACCTCAGCAAAGAATTTAGAGTATTTGGAGGGCCACTCCTCTTCAGCATTGACAACCGATCTGCAGCCATATGCGAAGAATTAATACTAACAACATATTGCTGAACTTGCATAATCACAAAGTATGAACTGGAGAAAACAACTCGCCTCTTATAATTTGTAACAGGAACGCCCTTTATATATATCGCACCTGCCATCCCTACAATCCAAAGCAGGCTATTACAAACCCTCATTTCCTCAAAATTAGACAAACACAAATAAGCAGAACCTGTGCTATTGCTAAGGAGAACTAAACATAAATCACAACTAATCATAGCAACTTTCGTACAATTGCATAGGAGCACGAACTGAATGGCGGCATTTTAACTGACAACTTCTGAATAGCAAGATAATAAAACAGGTTTGGGACAGCAAAGACATGGGCACCGAATCGAAGCTAGTAGTAAGTAGTAACAAAGACAAGCCAACATAGTGCGCAAACATACTGAGTTACTGACCGAACTGGAAGGACGGGAAGGGCGGCGCGTCGAGCTGCAGCCAGAGGTTTTTCCCCTTCCGGCGCGCGGCGACGATGGTCCGGCCGACCATGGCGCGCTCGAAggccgcgcggccggcgggcgcgacgACCACCTTGGCGTCGTCCGCCACGGCGCAGCGCGCGATGCGCCTCCCCACGCAGTGCGCCTgcagcgcccgccgcgccgcctccacctccggcaGCTCCGGCATCGCCGCGCGCTCCTGACaaacctcctcctccctctctctctctccccccggtCTCCCCCCGTCCCGCTCGTGACTCGCGAAAGGCTTCTTCCTTCTCCACCTGGCCCAGTGAGCCAGCCCGCATGTTTGGATCAGCGCGGCCCACGTTAGCCAAGTCCAACAGCTTGACACTGGTTGGTTAGTAcgaacataattttttttcttatgtaAAAAAAACAGATATTTTTTCATTATGGTTTTAAAAAGGAATTTTTACCTGCATCTAGCGCAGCCAGCCAACACGTCGTCGCAttggcggcggtggcaggaATCCCTCGCGGTCGCGCCATGATTGGATCGGCACTTGGCATCGCCGGCCCGGCTGACGATGCCGACGGCGACGCGCATTCGACGGCGGAAAAGCCGTCTCGCCATCTCCGCCTCTACTACTGCCCACGGCTCCATCTGTATCGGGGAGGTCTCGCCGTCTCCGCCTGAAAGCAACTGCATACTGGAAGAGTAGCGTGCTCGCGTCGTCACACTGCAGAGACGACGGCGACGCGTACGTGACGTCTGAACGAGGCTGCAGCAGGACCTCAACCAGCACATCACCTCTTTGATCAATCAAATCCCTTTTCTTTGTAATTTGCAGATTGGATTCAAACCGAGAAAGAATCGATTAACAACTTAATTAATCATGGTTCATGATCTTCTTTCTATGTACAAATTGAGAACGAATCTGTAACGACAATCAACTGTCACTCATCGGAAGACGGTAGTAATTTCAATATTGCACACTTGCTGCTGCTGTAAGTAAAGCTGTAGAACAAAACGATCTCTTCCGGCGGCTGCGCTACGCCGGGCAGCCCATCTCGTCGCGGGCCTTGAGGAACACGATGGCGGCGCCGTAGTGCGCGAGCGCGCCGGCGATGACGAGCGCGTGGAAGATCTGGTGGCTGTGCCCGGCGAGGTCGAACGCCCCGGGCCTCCACCGCTCGGGCACCCGGGTCAGGTAGAACGCCGTGCCCGCCAGGTACGACGCCGCCATGGCGCCCTCGTACGCCAGCGTCACGTTCCGCCGGGGCTCGTGCCAGTTCACGGCGGCCGCGTGCACCGCCGGCACCACCCCCGACAGGCCCATCCCCACGAACAGCAGCGCGCGGTGGGCGCGGTACCGGGCGGCGCTCAGCCGCGGGGACATGAGCGCGTACACCGTGcccacgcccgccgccgtgaTCGCCAACAGGTACGCCGCCTGCCAGTGCGGCTCGCACTGGAAGATGTAGTAGATTGGAGGGAAGAAGGACACCACGATCATGACGGCGATGCCCGTGTAGTCGAGCCGGATCAGGAACAGGTTCAGCCGGTGGGAGTGGCACGACAGCAGGTGGCACGCGCTGCTGCTCAGCAGGCAGAACATGGCGCCGGCCAGGAACACGAAGAAGGGCCACCGCGTCGTCTGCGAGGTCACCGCCATGCCGTACGAGGCCAGGGTCGGGTTCGTCTGGATGAACATCGCCGCTCCCTGAACCATGACATGCATCAGATAAATGTGCTGTGTACCAAGTTAATCATTGCCATGACAGTTACCAGGGTAAACAAGTAGTAAATTCTGACATGTTTCCATTAATTAAATACTGAAAGCAATGGTCTCCAATAAGTGACCGTGAAGTCACAGTACGAACTGCACTCGACCTTATTCTAGTCGTCAGGTTACTGCTCTTTGAAAGCCATGACAAGCAACTAATGATTAAGATTGAGTACCAGCATGTTGCAATTTAGGAATGTGAAAATGGAAAGTTATATGAAATAATTTATATTGCCATGGAAGTCATCATCACAAACTAACAAGTGAATTCTAAAATGATGCAATTAAACATCTGAAAACAATGTGTCCCAAATAGTAGTA comes from Panicum virgatum strain AP13 chromosome 4K, P.virgatum_v5, whole genome shotgun sequence and encodes:
- the LOC120704035 gene encoding formamidopyrimidine-DNA glycosylase-like isoform X2 — its product is MPELPEVEAARRALQAHCVGRRIARCAVADDAKVVVAPAGRAAFERAMVGRTIVAARRKGKNLWLQLDAPPFPSFQFGMAGAIYIKGVPVTNYKRSVVNAEEEWPSKYSKFFAELDDGLEFSFTDKRRFARVRLFEDPETVPPISELGPDALFEPMSVDNFLDSLGRKKIGIKALLLDQSFISGIGNWIADEVLYQSRIHPLQIASNLSREGCEALHRSIQEVVKYAVEVDADLERFPKEWLFHHRWGKKPGTVNGF
- the LOC120704037 gene encoding heptahelical transmembrane protein ADIPOR1-like, whose protein sequence is MAMESEEGAALCGHQESAAAAVKGGGGGGKRRKGQRRGGEGGERRKYRLVSYHELPDYMKENEFILNYYRSEWPILNAVLSLFSWHNETINIWTHLLGFMLFFGLTLVHLGQYFPQVADLIGHLSWPISKVTENVSSNIGDVLSGAAMFIQTNPTLASYGMAVTSQTTRWPFFVFLAGAMFCLLSSSACHLLSCHSHRLNLFLIRLDYTGIAVMIVVSFFPPIYYIFQCEPHWQAAYLLAITAAGVGTVYALMSPRLSAARYRAHRALLFVGMGLSGVVPAVHAAAVNWHEPRRNVTLAYEGAMAASYLAGTAFYLTRVPERWRPGAFDLAGHSHQIFHALVIAGALAHYGAAIVFLKARDEMGCPA